One stretch of Amycolatopsis sp. NBC_00345 DNA includes these proteins:
- a CDS encoding S1 family peptidase — translation MTARKKFAFTAFAAGALACALCTAPAGAAPLSGEAAFALAQNTAIAQADQVVASLGDASGDYYLDNGKAVVNVLDDAGAQKVRAAGLTAKKVRHSSAALTGVKEKLDSVRDVPQTAWGIDTSTNQVVVTVYSAATPATAEKVTTATKQYGDSVRIEHRTGKLELYIADGDAIQNSQGRCSLGFNVKRGSTPYLLTAGHCTNLGGTWSGGDVSGARVVESDCPGADSGLLTRPNGTGPGRINTGQAITSAAAPKVGERISKQGSTTGGGTGQVTSVDQSVNFDVGVLNHEFGTTAHTDHGDSGGPAYDGSKGLGTLSGGSPSVSYFYPLTRELSAYGLTLA, via the coding sequence ATGACCGCACGGAAGAAATTCGCCTTTACCGCTTTCGCCGCAGGCGCTCTCGCTTGTGCGCTCTGCACCGCGCCCGCCGGTGCCGCGCCGCTGTCGGGCGAAGCCGCGTTCGCGCTCGCCCAGAACACGGCCATCGCGCAGGCCGATCAGGTGGTCGCCTCGCTGGGGGACGCGTCCGGGGATTACTACCTCGACAACGGCAAGGCCGTCGTCAACGTCCTTGATGACGCAGGCGCGCAGAAGGTCCGGGCCGCCGGGCTCACCGCGAAGAAGGTCAGGCACAGCTCCGCGGCGCTGACCGGCGTCAAGGAAAAGCTGGACTCGGTCCGTGACGTCCCGCAGACCGCCTGGGGCATCGACACCTCGACCAACCAGGTCGTGGTGACCGTCTACTCGGCGGCGACCCCGGCCACCGCGGAGAAGGTCACCACCGCGACGAAGCAGTACGGCGACAGCGTCCGGATCGAGCACCGGACCGGCAAGCTGGAGCTCTACATCGCCGACGGCGACGCCATCCAGAACAGCCAGGGCCGCTGCTCCCTCGGCTTCAACGTCAAGCGCGGCAGCACCCCCTACCTGCTGACCGCCGGCCACTGCACCAACCTCGGCGGCACCTGGAGCGGCGGCGACGTCAGCGGTGCGCGGGTCGTCGAAAGCGACTGCCCCGGAGCGGACTCCGGCCTGCTGACCCGCCCCAACGGCACCGGGCCCGGCCGGATCAACACCGGCCAGGCCATCACCAGCGCCGCGGCCCCGAAGGTGGGCGAGCGCATCTCCAAGCAGGGTTCGACCACCGGTGGCGGCACCGGCCAGGTGACCTCGGTCGACCAGTCGGTGAACTTCGACGTCGGCGTGCTCAACCACGAGTTCGGCACCACCGCCCACACCGACCACGGTGACTCCGGCGGCCCGGCGTACGACGGTTCGAAGGGCCTCGGCACGCTTTCCGGCGGCAGCCCGTCGGTGA
- a CDS encoding glycosyltransferase yields MDVQTGTAGLDAGEARLPAESPLAMPEQSLREGSLRVRRHRTSPRLIGLRRLYILAGTAAMTAAASFMMWSALSADGVTVLELCLLSLFTGLFAWTALSFTSAVAGFLTAVFNRGHRLGIDPDAPLPAVHSRTALLMPLYNEDPGRALAGLRAIYESVAETGSLDRFDFFVLSDTRREDIARSEEQVFAELRDTARDGHERLFYRRRGDNGGRKAGNIADWVRRFGGAYPQMLILDADSLMSGDTIVRLVAGMENNAGVGLIQTRPAVIGGHTLFARTQQFGGRVYGPVIARGVAW; encoded by the coding sequence ATGGATGTTCAGACCGGAACCGCCGGGCTTGACGCGGGGGAAGCCCGGCTGCCGGCCGAATCCCCGCTGGCCATGCCAGAGCAGTCCCTGCGTGAAGGCAGCCTGCGTGTGCGCCGCCACCGCACCTCGCCGCGCCTGATCGGCCTGCGCCGCCTGTACATCCTGGCCGGCACCGCGGCGATGACGGCCGCGGCCTCCTTCATGATGTGGAGCGCGCTCTCGGCCGACGGCGTCACCGTGCTGGAGCTTTGTTTATTGTCGCTGTTCACGGGCTTGTTCGCGTGGACCGCGCTTTCCTTCACCAGCGCCGTGGCCGGCTTCCTCACCGCTGTGTTCAACCGTGGTCACCGGCTGGGCATCGACCCGGACGCGCCATTGCCGGCTGTGCACAGCCGGACCGCGCTGCTGATGCCCCTCTACAACGAAGATCCGGGCCGGGCGCTGGCCGGACTGCGCGCGATCTATGAATCGGTGGCCGAAACCGGCTCGCTGGACCGGTTCGACTTCTTCGTGCTCAGCGACACGCGCCGCGAGGACATCGCGCGCTCCGAGGAACAGGTTTTCGCCGAGCTGCGCGACACCGCGCGGGATGGCCACGAGCGGCTGTTCTACCGCCGCCGTGGCGACAACGGCGGCCGCAAGGCCGGAAACATCGCCGACTGGGTGCGCCGGTTCGGTGGCGCCTACCCGCAGATGCTGATCCTGGACGCGGACAGCCTGATGTCCGGCGACACCATCGTGCGCCTGGTCGCCGGGATGGAGAACAACGCCGGCGTAGGCCTGATCCAGACCCGGCCGGCGGTGATCGGCGGGCACACCCTGTTCGCCCGGACGCAGCAGTTCGGCGGCCGGGTCTACGGCCCGGTGATCGCCCGCGGCGTGGCCTGGTGA
- a CDS encoding TetR/AcrR family transcriptional regulator, with translation MARRTRDPGSRHRLIAAAWRLVAVQGVPATTVRAVAAEAGVTTGSVTHYFEDKAELMASVLRYNNKVAAERIVHAVHGSTGLDAISRGAQALLPLDEDRLHTWTVWLAFWGDRGAHRLVAREGRESGYGALTAWLKHAFTESIARGELPATLDPAHETDRLLVLIGGLGVVTGGAPQLLGPAGQRSSRMLAEHLGQLSKAD, from the coding sequence GTGGCACGTCGCACGCGGGACCCCGGCAGCCGCCATCGCCTGATCGCGGCGGCGTGGCGCCTCGTCGCGGTCCAGGGCGTGCCGGCCACGACCGTGCGCGCGGTCGCCGCCGAAGCCGGGGTGACCACCGGCTCGGTGACGCACTACTTCGAGGACAAGGCCGAGCTGATGGCCTCGGTCCTGCGCTACAACAACAAGGTCGCGGCCGAGCGGATCGTCCACGCGGTCCACGGCAGCACCGGCCTCGACGCGATCAGCCGCGGCGCCCAGGCGCTGCTGCCCCTGGACGAAGACCGCCTCCACACCTGGACCGTCTGGCTCGCCTTCTGGGGCGACCGCGGCGCGCACCGCCTCGTGGCCCGCGAAGGCCGCGAATCCGGTTACGGCGCCCTGACCGCCTGGCTGAAGCACGCGTTCACCGAGTCCATCGCGCGCGGGGAGCTGCCCGCGACCCTGGATCCGGCGCACGAAACCGACCGGCTGCTGGTGCTGATCGGTGGGCTGGGCGTGGTGACCGGCGGGGCGCCGCAGCTGCTCGGCCCGGCTGGCCAGCGGTCTTCGCGGATGCTGGCGGAGCACCTCGGGCAGCTGTCGAAGGCCGACTGA